A section of the Anabaena cylindrica PCC 7122 genome encodes:
- a CDS encoding CPXCG motif-containing cysteine-rich protein encodes MQNTSEFYCAYCGEPNLTFIDFSAGMQQSYIEDCQVCCRPNVLYVRIDEDTLDIEIDSEYEG; translated from the coding sequence ATGCAAAACACATCAGAGTTTTATTGTGCTTATTGTGGTGAACCAAATTTAACTTTTATTGATTTTAGTGCCGGAATGCAACAAAGTTATATAGAAGATTGTCAGGTTTGTTGTCGTCCTAATGTTTTGTATGTCAGGATTGATGAAGATACACTAGATATTGAAATTGATAGTGAATACGAAGGCTAA
- a CDS encoding B12-binding domain-containing radical SAM protein, with amino-acid sequence MTSSVFDSERLLFTPANPNTDAIPLIFAFPNEYTVGITSLGYQVVWATLAMRDDLQVSRLFTDTQEQLPRQPEILGFSMSWELDYVNIFNLLESLGIPLRASLRNKQHPLVFGGGPVLTANPEPFAEFFDVILLGDGENLLGNFIDSYKEVRNADRETQLKKLAQVPGIYIPSLYKVEYETKDGEIKSINPISVEIPQVVQKQTYRGNTLSASTVVTEKAAWENIFMVEVVRSCPEMCRFCLASYLTLPFRTASLENSLIPAIERGLTVTKRLGLLGASVTQHPEFTELLDYISQPKYDDVRLSVASVRTNTVTVKLAQTLAKRDTRSLTIAIESGSDKLRQIINKKLYNDEIIQAAMNAKAGGLSSLKLYGMAGIPGEEEEDLEETVSMMKAVKKAAPGLRLTLGCSTFVPKSHTPFQWFGVNKQAEKRLQFLQKQLKPQGIEFRPESYNWSIIQALLSRGDRRISHLLELTRDFGDSLGSYKRAFKQLKGQIPDLDFYVHANWSTEQILPWSHLQGPLPQFTLQKHLSEAMGHFRSGLEVK; translated from the coding sequence GTGACATCATCTGTATTTGACTCTGAACGCCTTCTATTCACCCCTGCAAACCCCAATACTGACGCTATTCCGCTGATTTTCGCTTTTCCCAATGAGTACACGGTGGGGATTACTAGCCTTGGCTATCAGGTGGTGTGGGCAACTTTAGCCATGCGTGATGATTTGCAGGTAAGTCGCTTATTTACTGATACTCAAGAACAACTTCCTAGACAACCAGAAATACTAGGCTTTTCTATGTCTTGGGAGTTAGATTATGTGAATATTTTTAATTTATTAGAATCTTTAGGAATCCCTCTACGGGCTAGTTTGCGTAATAAACAACATCCCCTAGTTTTTGGTGGTGGGCCAGTTCTCACCGCTAACCCAGAACCTTTTGCTGAATTTTTTGATGTAATTTTATTGGGAGACGGGGAAAATCTTTTAGGGAATTTTATTGATTCTTATAAAGAAGTTAGAAACGCTGATAGAGAAACTCAATTAAAAAAATTAGCGCAAGTACCAGGAATTTATATTCCTAGTTTGTATAAGGTGGAGTATGAAACGAAAGATGGAGAAATAAAATCAATCAATCCTATTTCGGTGGAAATTCCCCAAGTTGTCCAAAAGCAAACTTACCGAGGAAACACTCTTTCTGCTTCTACTGTTGTCACAGAAAAAGCTGCATGGGAAAATATTTTCATGGTGGAAGTGGTGCGGAGTTGTCCAGAAATGTGCCGCTTTTGTTTGGCGAGTTATTTAACTTTACCTTTTAGAACTGCGAGTTTAGAAAATTCTTTAATTCCTGCTATTGAACGGGGTTTAACAGTTACTAAACGTCTGGGTTTATTGGGTGCTTCAGTTACTCAACATCCTGAATTTACAGAGTTATTAGATTATATTAGTCAGCCAAAATATGATGATGTGCGGTTGAGTGTTGCTTCGGTAAGAACAAATACGGTAACGGTAAAATTAGCTCAAACTTTAGCTAAACGAGATACGCGATCGCTTACCATTGCTATAGAAAGTGGTTCGGATAAGTTACGTCAAATCATCAATAAAAAGTTATATAACGATGAAATCATTCAAGCGGCTATGAACGCTAAAGCTGGGGGTTTATCGAGTTTGAAGTTATACGGAATGGCGGGAATTCCTGGGGAAGAAGAGGAAGATTTAGAGGAAACAGTGTCAATGATGAAGGCTGTTAAAAAGGCTGCTCCTGGTTTGCGGTTAACACTGGGATGCAGTACCTTTGTACCCAAGTCACACACGCCTTTTCAATGGTTTGGGGTCAATAAACAAGCGGAGAAACGGCTACAGTTTTTACAAAAACAGCTAAAACCCCAAGGGATAGAGTTTCGTCCAGAAAGCTATAATTGGTCAATTATACAGGCTTTGTTATCTAGGGGCGATCGCAGAATTTCCCATCTGCTAGAATTAACCCGTGACTTTGGCGACTCTTTGGGTAGTTATAAACGTGCTTTTAAACAACTCAAGGGGCAAATACCCGATTTAGATTTTTACGTCCATGCTAATTGGTCAACTGAGCAGATTTTACCTTGGAGTCACTTGCAAGGGCCTCTACCTCAGTTTACACTACAAAAGCATTTGAGTGAAGCTATGGGTCATTTTCGCTCTGGGTTGGAAGTGAAATAA